The Medicago truncatula cultivar Jemalong A17 chromosome 4, MtrunA17r5.0-ANR, whole genome shotgun sequence genome includes a region encoding these proteins:
- the LOC11445423 gene encoding palmitoyl-acyl carrier protein thioesterase, chloroplastic has protein sequence MVAAAAAFFPVTSSLPDSGGNKIGAGNANLGGLKSKHVSAGLQVKANAHAPPKINGTKVSTSVENYKHEDVLPSSQSSRTFINQLPDWSMLLAAITTIFLAAEKQWMMLDWKPRRSDMLIDPFGIGKIVQDGLVFSENFSIRSYEIGADRTASIDTIMNHLQETALNHVKTAGLLGDGFGSTPEMCKKNLIWVVARMQVVVDRYPTWGDVVHVETWVSASGKNGMRRDWLLRDYNTGEILTRASSVWVMMNKHTRKLSKIPEEVRGEIGSYFVESAPILEEDDRKLAKLDDSTADYIRSGLSPRWSDLDVNQHVNNVKYIGWILESAPQSILESHELCAMTLEYRRECGKDSVLQSLTSVYDAGVGNLAQSGRIECQHLLRLEDGAEIVRGRTKWRPKPVNHFDIANQVPAGST, from the exons ATGGTGGCCGCTGCCGCTGCTTTTTTCCCTGTTACTTCATCCTTGCCGGACTCTGGTGGCAACAAAATTGGGGCTGGGAATGCGAACCTTGGAGGGCTTAAATCTAAACATGTGTCTGCGGGCTTGCAAGTAAAGGCAAATGCCCATGCCCCTCCCAAGATTAATGGAACCAAAGTTTCTACATCTGTAGAAAACTATAAGCATGAGGATGTTTTGCCGTCGTCGCAATCCTCTAGGACTTTTATCAACCAGTTACCTGACTGGAGCATGCTTCTTGCTGCTATAACAACGATTTTCTTGGCAGCTGAAAAACAGTGGATGATGCTCGATTGGAAGCCAAGACGGTCTGACATGCTGATTGACCCTTTTGGTATAGGCAAAATTGTTCAGGATGGTCTTGTGTTCAGTGAAAACTTTTCTATCAGATCGTATGAAATTGGTGCGGATCGAACGGCGTCTATAGATACAATAATGAATCATTTGCAG GAAACTGCACTTAATCATGTTAAAACTGCGGGGCTTCTTGGCGATGGCTTTGGTTCTACGCCTGAAATGtgcaaaaaaaacttaatatggGTAGTTGCGCGGATGCAAGTTGTCGTTGATCGTTATCCTACGTG GGGAGATGTTGTTCATGTAGAAACTTGGGTTTCTGCATCGGGCAAGAATGGTATGCGTCGTGATTGGCTTTTACGTGATTATAATACTGGTGAAATCTTGACGAGAGCCTCCAG TGTTTGGGTCATGATGAATAAACATACCAGAAAGCTGTCCAAAATTCCGGAAGAAGTCAGAGGAGAGATAGGTTCTTATTTTGTGGAATCTGCACCAATTCTGGAAGAAGATGACAGAAAACTGGCTAAACTTGATGACAGCACAGCGGATTATATCCGCTCGGGTTTAAGT CCTAGATGGAGTGATCTAGATGTCAATCAGCATGTTAACAATGTGAAGTACATTGGCTGGATTCTGGAG AGTGCTCCACAGTCAATCCTCGAGAGTCACGAGCTTTGTGCTATGACTTTGGAGTATAGGAGGGAGTGTGGCAAGGACAGTGTGCTCCAGTCCCTAACTTCTGTATATGATGCTGGTGTTGGTAATCTAGCTCAAAGCGGCCGGATTGAGTGCCAGCATTTGCTTCGACTTGAAGATGGGGCTGAAATTGTGAGGGGTAGAACTAAGTGGAGGCCCAAACCTGTGAACCACTTTGATATTGCGAATCAGGTTCCAGCAGGAAGCACCTAA